Part of the Fusarium musae strain F31 chromosome 3, whole genome shotgun sequence genome, GCgagtgatggtgatgatggatggatcgaACAGAGGATACCGAGGATGATGTCGACTTTCGGCCCCGAAGTCCAGCTGACGACCGCCTGACAGTCGATCTCGGTgtaagaggagaaggagataaTGACTGTCGTTTGTACGATGTTGCGATCCGAGGTGGCGGAATTGTTGGTGACGCTAGGCTTCCCGATGCCGTTCGCTGAGTACTGCTCCCAGCCTGATAGGTCTTCTGGCCGTTAGCCACGACTCCCTTCGGCAGTGAAGCAGTTGGTTGTGTTCCTGGCGAGGTAGAGTTAGGATATTTGCTTGTCTGTGGTCGCGAACTCCCATCTTTACTGCTGGCTGTGCTCCCCTCCTTCTTGTGTAGGTCGGGGGTGCTCTGGCTGGTTCGCCTGGCGTGGCCACGTCTCCTCCTTGTCGCACTTTCGACAAGCCAATGTGTCATATTCTTCCAGTGGGATATCAGTGGTTGACTAGGTCTCCTTTTTGGCCTCCCATGGCCGTTGTGCTGGTGATGTTCGTCACTAGCATTCGAAGCCAGTGCGTCCGAAGTCGTGACAAGGTGAAGAGTAGAGCCTCGAGACCGAGCACTGCGTATTAAACCCTCCTTAGGTGGTGGAATAGGCCTGCGCTGGCGAGATGTTGACACGGACCTTATCGAGTCTTTGTCAACAGGTGGCGGAGGATGATCGCCATCTTCGTTCATTCCTCCGGAGTCCCTACCAACCTCTGGAAGCTGTGGAAGGTCAGTTACCACATAGTCGACGTAATGGGCGCTTCGTCGCTCGCTCCTCCCCCTGTTTCGGGAGTTTGACGGTTCAAGTCTCAAATGTCGCCCGGTGCCGTTCGCCTCGTCAACTTCGTGTAGGATTGGAGCCATTCTTTCTAGCCGACTAGATGCCGCGGATAGTCGTCGAATGCTGCGGCTGTCGATctccctttctcttctcttcttctccctgcGCTGCATCTTGCGTTGTTCCTTTTCTAATAACAGAGCCCACCAGCCCGCCAAAGCATCGCACTTCTGTGCCAACACGCTTTCAATCACTCCGTCAATATTGACACCAGAACTTCGCATCCTCTGTAAGCAATCCTTCTCCAAGGGCGTCGAGAAAGGGGGTGGTTGCTGGACATCTAGAATGGCTCTCTGTGTCGGGGCATGTTCAGCCAAGAATGAATTCGAAAGAATCTCGGGCAGCGATGGACGTAACAATGGCCTTTTCGATAATAATGCCTTAATTAAAGGAATAGCCTCGGGGGGCATATTATCGGGAAATTTGGGATCCTCGCTCAGGATCTTGGTCCGGGTAATAttatcgtcatcgtcatcaaagGGAAGTTCACCACACAGCAGTGCGTAGAGGATGATGCCCAAACTCCAAACATCAACCTTTTCACCAGCGTACTTTTCGCCCTTGAGCATCTCGGGTGCAGAATAGCAGATGGTGCCGCAAAACGTTTGTAGGTGGTTCGTCCTCCCCTCGTACTCTCTTGTGAAACCGAAGTCGACCAGTTTGACGTTTTCGTGCTTGTCGAAGAGGATgttctcaagcttcaggTCTCGATGGACACATGACTGATTGTGAACATAGCTAACTGCGCCAACGAGCTGTGTGAAGATCTTTTGCACTTTCGAAACAGGGAGTGGACCGTGCTCGAGCAGGTGGTTGTAGAGTTCATCGCCTTGTGGAAGTTAGCAGGTCAGCCAAAGAAGAGGCGAGCAGATATTTACCAGAACAGTACTCCAGAACCATCCAGACCATGTTTTCAGTGACAATAACTTCGTATAATCTTGCTATATGTGGATGTATGAACTGCCGGTGATGGTGGATTTCTCGTGCAAGGTTCGAGTCGCCCTTGTTGGCAGACTTGAGAACGACCTTGTTCGGGTTAGCCATTGTTGAGGATAAGCCGGCATTCTGCTAGACTTGAAGTACCTTGGAGCCATTGGTCAGTTTATGCGACGCCAGGTAGACTTTTCCGAAAGATCCCTTCCCGATCAGTCTCCCAAGAGCGTAGTTGCCAACAGATTTGAGGTCATGGCTCGCGAATTCGCTAGAGCAAAGATTAGCAGGTCGGCATTTGGGAAGGTAAGGGATCGTACTCGAGAAGCTCCTGATACGAGCGAGCAAGCTATTACGTGTTAGGATGTATGTTGAGGACGTAGTAGGGTTCACCCAATAGACATACCTTTGCCTTGCGCACAAGCTCTGCTTGTCCTTTCAGGGCCTGCATCCCTCCGCGCCGGATGCCGTCTGGCCACGCCGCGAGGAGGGAGACCGAGTATGGGTCGTGTACGTTCGGTGAGGAACACGAAGCGATCGGCTTATGTCGAGCGGTAGCGGAATATTGACGGGAAGGAGTCCCGTTGGCGGTATCGTATCAATCGAGAACTGTAGTGGCACATGCAGGATGACCGAAGCTGCGAATTAATTATGGTAAGGACAGACTCGTAAGGGGATTAATAGTCGAATTCTGAGGAGGTCATCAAGGATCGCGTATTATTAAAGTCGCTGCATTCAATGAGGTCGTGATAAAcgtttcgtttcgtttcgttcGCTGCTCAATCATTTGGTTGCGGTGAGACACGGGGACGGCCAACGGAGTCAAATCAATTCGCAAGTCGTCAAACAATGCACCGCCGCGACGACGGAGAGAGGTTCCAGGATGTATTCGAGGGAATAGCACAAGAAATAAACATAAACAAGCGGAaagaaggggaagaagagactcTTGGAGGTGAGGTGATGTGACAACTGTTGTTGTACGGAGCAAGTTAAGGTTTGGGGAAATATTTTGGGAGCTGGAGATTGGATGTTGGTTGGAGCAGGGGTACTTGTGACACCAGCATCAGTTCACCAGCCAGCAAGTACCTTGCCCAGACGTCAACCTGAGTTAGCGGCCGGCGCGCGGGCGAGGAAAAGCCCGACTATCGGTGCAACGCCAAAATGAAGATCATTATTTTGGCCTCTTCAGTCCTATACCCGTATAATCGAATTATTCATCTTGTTCTCAGACACAAGAATTATCAGCACGATGCGACATACTTCTCGTCCAACGGTCAACTCCTTGAATCGGATAGCTACGACCTTGGACCAGGGGGATAAGCATGAACAGGGGATTTCCATTCGTCTGACGATGGGATTGAGGCCCTTTAATCAAAACATGCAGGGGACGTCACGGCGTCACGTAATTGGGTGCTTTTACAATGAGAGCATGTTTCTTTGCCATTGAAGACTTGAAACAATCCCTTCAAGAATAGCGGCTTGCCGTCGGTTTAATAGTGACATGATCCCCAACCaaccagaagaagcttgtatCACCTGATTCACGTTCTGGATTTCTGGATTAACATCGATTCTGTCCTCATACTCCGGAATTACAGTCGATGTAACGAATAGCGGATCATCTCAACAGTCCATCCTTTCACAGACACCAACGGTATGCTTCACACTTGCGTTGGGCAAACTACTGGTACATCAATGAGCCTGTGGAGGTATCTATCAATAACTGCGCTTCCGTTCATCTTCATGGCTGTCTGTCAAGTCACGTTTTCCACTGACTAAAGCTGCGCGGGATTAATTGCTTCCCTCTCGGTATGTCTCAGACCTTAAGGTAGGGATTACTGACGTCGATGACAGTCCGTACTGCATCTACGTATAGCAGTGACATGACATGGTCGAGACCCGGGTATCGCTAGTAACAATCCGACAGACGAAGCTAGATAGGCGATCATGCTAGTCCCCGTGCGGCAAGACTGGGCTGTTCACCACACAGTGACAACTTCGGAGCCATTTATCTTAGCAATGGCACGATGACGTTTGGCATAAACTACTGATCACTTGGCTACGTATGAATCTAtgtcaacttcttcttgaccaagTGAGCAGGACGCAGATTCAACTCATATGAAGCGTGCCGAAAGACCTATAGCAGATTCACACCAAGGAACGCTTCCAGTCCATGGCGGAACACCTCTCAAAATGTTAAGCATTTAGAGAACAGACAAACCCACCATTGGACAGGCAGCAGACAACTCCGACTGGCCATCTGTAATGTCTGGATAGTATAGGAGTGGCTCCTCAGTTGCCACCCCTTCTCTGAGTTTTGGCCGCAGAAAAGTCGTTGGGCCGATGGAACTCAAATCAAGATTGGTATGCAAAGGATGATCGAAAATGGGGGTATAGACAAAGgcgccaacaccaactgTCAGAGACCACAAGCGCATCGTCGCATTAAGGTTTCATGGGCTTTCGATTTTGGCGCAGCCAAGCGCAGCCATCATGCGACCGAGGGTGCTTGCGCCAGTAGCGCCTATCCACGACTCGGGTTTAAGGTTTCTGAAGCTATCCAGACTCGGCCAGACAGCTTCAATAAAGCTTAGTCTCTCATCCTCGCGACTCATCAGAGGCTACCGCTGGAATGCAGACTATCAAAACCAAGGAATTCAGAATGCCTGTCCACTGTCGACCCCATTGGTGACATTGTATCTCATAAATTATAATGCGACGCGTGGTTTTTTGTGTTTCCTTGATTGAGGCTCAAGTGCACCCAAAAAGGGTATAATCCGAATGCCTTCCCGTTGGCAAACTCAGTTTATCAGGGCGTTGTTCCTGGCTAAAATTTACTCTGAGCGTTGTATTTGAGACGATCATGTCCCGATCAGTTCTATCCCAGGAGTCATCTCAAACCTCAATACTATTGTCTCATGGGTGTTGAACAAGGCCTTGCCAATATTATTCCCTTGTTCCACCTCATCCACTATTTGTACATCCAACATGGTCAACCAGACGAATAGCTTCCTCAGCCTATTGGCTCTCGCAGCCTTGGCCGAGGGATACTGGCGCATGTCGTGTAGCATCATACAGACTGGCCGAGTTGATCCCATCATTGCCCCTGGAACCTTCTCAGCACACGTCCACAAGGTCTCTGGGgccagcaacatcaagatTGACTCCACCTTTGACAGCCTTCAGGCCTCAAGGTGCACTTCCTGCGAGGTTCAGGACGACAAATCGGCCTACTGGACACCCCAGCTCTTCTACCAGCACGCGAATGGGAGCTTCCAGATGGTCCCCAACGGCGGGACGGTGATATACTATCTCGGGCGTGGAGAGAACAGGACAAACATCGAGCCATTCCCTCCAGGATTCAAGATGCTATCTGGAGACAATTTTGCTCGGTCATATGACTCGAAAACAAAAACATACAGTAACTCAAGATACTCGGGCCGCCCAGTTGCCGATCGAGTCAGTTTCGCATGCCTGGATAGCTCAGGGCCTTCAAAGGAGCGTAACTATATGTGGAAGACAGATTGCGACAACGGCATGCGAGCACAGATCCATTTCCAATCATGTTGGAATGGACAGGATTACCAGTCTGATCAAAGCCACGTCGCCTACATGTCCTCAATAGACAACGGTATCTGCCCCCCGAGCCATCCACGCCAGCTCCCACATCTGTTCTTCGAGGTCATC contains:
- a CDS encoding hypothetical protein (EggNog:ENOG41), translated to MANPNKVVLKSANKGDSNLAREIHHHRQFIHPHIARLYEVIVTENMVWMVLEYCSGDELYNHLLEHGPLPVSKVQKIFTQLVGAVSYVHNQSCVHRDLKLENILFDKHENVKLVDFGFTREYEGRTNHLQTFCGTICYSAPEMLKGEKYAGEKVDVWSLGIILYALLCGELPFDDDDDNITRTKILSEDPKFPDNMPPEAIPLIKALLSKRPLLRPSLPEILSNSFLAEHAPTQRAILDVQQPPPFSTPLEKDCLQRMRSSGVNIDGVIESVLAQKCDALAGWWALLLEKEQRKMQRREKKRREREIDSRSIRRLSAASSRLERMAPILHEVDEANGTGRHLRLEPSNSRNRGRSERRSAHYVDYVVTDLPQLPEVGRDSGGMNEDGDHPPPPVDKDSIRSVSTSRQRRPIPPPKEGLIRSARSRGSTLHLVTTSDALASNASDEHHQHNGHGRPKRRPSQPLISHWKNMTHWLVESATRRRRGHARRTSQSTPDLHKKEGSTASSKDGSSRPQTSKYPNSTSPGTQPTASLPKGVVANGQKTYQAGSSTQRTASGSLASPTIPPPRIATSYKRQSLSPSPLTPRSTVRRSSAGLRGRKSTSSSVSSVRSIHHHHHSHSKASSTSSAASFSTSMSKTPLQRGHSPHHSVKVLPATPTSHAFPSNIRLVRATPPTLNMFNEGMPSEGPPQAPGSPNPFASGIMFAKRKRNLFKGPTLNNFGGPSQSQRNSGSGSHSRSASASGLGRRSGEITIQEEDEGSEDDDDDVEEVDVFSPVIGGPGSGSRSRSLKRMSLSRG